One window from the genome of Anguilla rostrata isolate EN2019 chromosome 5, ASM1855537v3, whole genome shotgun sequence encodes:
- the LOC135255272 gene encoding cytoskeleton-associated protein 5-like isoform X1, translated as MADDSEWMKLPIDQKCEHKVWKARLNGYEEAVKLFQSIEDEKSPEWSKYLGQIKKFVTDSNAVAQLKGLEAALAYIENAHVASKTTGEVVSGVVSKVFNQPKPRAKELGTEICLMYIEIEKVEIVQEELIKGLDNKNPKIVVACVETMRKALSEFGSKIVSLKPIVKLLPKLFESREKAVRDEAKLLAVEIYKWIRDALRPPLQHINSVQLKELEEEWVKLPATAPRQSRFLRSQQHLKAKFEQQQAAGGDEVDGDDDEEASPQVDPYELLEAVEILSKVPKDFYEKIEAKKWQERKEALEAIEVLTKNPKLENGDYGDLVRALKKVVGKDANVMLVTLAAKCVAGLAAGLRKKFGTYSGLVVPTILEKFKEKKAQVVQALQEAIDAVFLTTTLQNLSEDILAVMDNKNPSIKQQASLFLARSFRHCTPSTLPKSVLKPFCAAFLKQVNDSAPEVRDAAFEALGTAMKVVGEKAVSPYLTDLDKLKLDKIKECADKVELASGRAGRAGGRTVKKEKPPRAQPVEEAQAKPSGPPRKVPASKSAGPPKKGKSAAAAAGIKVKKAPEIMETELSLEVCEERSALVLPATCMQLLDSPNWKERLASMEEFQRAVEQMDKNDMPCQALVRMLAKKPGWKETNFQVMQMKLHIVGLIAQKGSFSKTSAFVVLDGLVDKVGDVKCGAKAKEALTAIGEACSLPWTAEQVVSLAFSQKNPKNQAEALNWLANAMKEFGFSGINVKGFINNVKTALGATNPAVRTAAIALLGVMYLYMGAPLRMFFEDEKPALLSQIDAEFEKMQGQSPPTSFRGSTRKGIEIEDEDGDELEEEEGGASDIMDLLPRADISDKITSELVSKIEDKNWKIRKEGLDEVAALISEARFIQPNVGELPNTLKARLTDSNKILVQQTLSILQQMATAMGPALKQHVKNLGFPIMTVLGDSKSTVRAAAMATLNAWEEQTGMKEWLDGEDLSEELRRENPFLKQEILGWLAEKLPTLCTASPDLMFLVPYLYTCLEDRNGDVRKKAQDALPTFMMHLGYEKMVKATGKLKPASKDQVVGMLEKARAIMPAKPAAPPAKAGPSKSTTSMSAGRAANGAGKTQCEDSGAFETKPETKKVKPGAAKGKGGIGKKTPVKMTAKEEEDKCGPIFILVPNAKEQRMKEEKALKILKWNFMTPRDEYVEQLKAQISTCLAKWLQDELFHFDFQHHVKAIGVMIERMEDEMEATISCLDLILKWFTLRFFDTNTSILMKALEYLKLLFSMLSRENYHLSEYEATSFVPYLILKVGESKDVVRKDVRSILTMLCNLYPASKVFTFLMEGTKSKNSKQRSECLEELGCLIESYGMNVCQPTPAKSLKEIAVHIGDRDTSVRNAALNTVVTVYNVCGDQVFKLIGNLSEKDMSMLEERIKRSAKKSPAAPVKQVEEKPQRAQPGNHNASQTRRAPQEEVPNKLKIMYRTYRIQARAQNARAEQSPPSVPKEFQLDLDMIENDHTRVGELPDLVQHKLDELLEPVTIPEPKIRAVSPHFDDLHNSIASTINFVISQVASGDINTSIQALAQIDEVLRQEDKAEAMSGHIDQFLIATLMQLRLIYNTHMADDRLDKAEIFKLYSCIIGNMLSLFSIEGLAREASMGVLKDLMHGLITLMLDSRVEDIEDGQQLIRSVNLLVVRVLEKSDQTNILSALLVLLQDSLITSAGSQKFSELVMKCLWRMIRFLPETINSINLDRILLDVHNFMKVFPKEKLKQLKSDVPHRTLKTLLHTLCKLRGAKILDHLSMIENRNESELETHLRRVVKHSSDMSIMKSDKGTEKGAMRVDEKISKAKVSDILSEIFKKIGSKENTKEGLTELYEYKQKYSDADIEPFLRNASQFFQSYVERGLRMIESEREGKGRIPPSNTVIPQHGTDITAYVPNPSSTPLSTNGEDIKPAVYYERLKILRQRHGLENSKQQQQQQQLQEEDRPPLTSLLSKPSVASSTDMLHSKLSQLKESREHYHQDQTHSHSPTRSSSPSTNLDDLKKRLERIKSNRQ; from the exons ATGGCGGATGACAGTGAATGGATGAAGTTGCCCATTGATCAGAAATGCGAGCACAAG GTGTGGAAGGCCAGATTAAATGGCTATGAAGAGGCAGTGAAGCTTTTCCAGAGTATAGAGGATGAGAAGAGTCCCGAATGGAGCAAATACCTGGGACAGATTAAGAAGTTTGTGACTGACTCTAATGCAGTGGCTCAGCTCAAGGGCCTCGAGGCAGCGCTCGCTTACATTGAAAACGCTCACGTCGCCAGCAA AACAACTGGTGAGGTGGTCTCTGGAGTGGTCAGTAAAGTCTTCAACCAGCCCAAACCTAGGGCCAAAGAACTAGGAACTGAAATATGCCTGATGTACATAGAGATAGAAAAGGTGGAGATAGTCCAAGAAGAACTAATCAAAGGGTTGGATAACAAAAATCCCAAGATTGTAGTGGCATGTGTTGAAACAATGAGGAAAGCTCTAAG TGAATTTGGTTCCAAGATCGTTTCGCTAAAACCAATTGTGAAATTGCTGCCAAAGCTGTTTGAGTCTCGTGAAAAAGCAGTCAGAGACGAGGCTAAATTGCTGGCTGTAGAGATCTATAAGTGGATTCGTGATGCCCTTCGTCCCCCGTTACAGCACATCAATTCCGTGCAG CTGAAAGAACTGGAGGAGGAGTGGGTAAAGCTGCCAGCGACAGCCCCGAGACAGAGTCGGTTTCTGCGCTCACAGCAACACCTGAAAGCCAAATTTGAGCAACAGCAGGCAGCTGGTGGGGATGAGGTGGATG GTGATGACGATGAAGAAGCCTCCCCTCAAGTGGATCCTTATGAGCTCCTAGAGGCTGTAGAGATTCTCTCTAAAGTTCCCAAAGACTTCTATGAGAAAATT gAGGCAAAGAAGTGGCAGGAGAGGAAAGAAGCCTTGGAAGCAATAGAAGTTCTGACGAAAAACCCCAAATTGGAAAATGGTGACTATGGAGACCTGGTCAGGGCACTGAAAAAG GTTGTAGGCAAAGATGCTAATGTCATGCTGGTGACACTCGCAGCAAAATGCGTTGCTGGATTGGCAGCTGGTCTcaggaagaagtttggaacatATTCTGGACTA GTGGTGCCAACAATTTTAGAGAAGTTTAAGGAGAAGAAGGCACAAGTGGTTCAAGCCTTGCAAGAGGCTATTGATGCAGTCTTCCTAACT ACAACTCTTCAGAACCTCAGTGAAGATATTCTGGCTGTGATGGACAACAAGAATCCATCCATCAAGCAGCAAGCCTCATTGTTCCTGGCAAGAAGTTTCCGCCATTGCACTCCTTCCACGTTGCCAAAAAGTGTTCTCAAACCCTTTTGTGCTGCATTCCTCAAG CAAGTGAATGACTCAGCCCCCGAGGTGAGAGATGCTGCATTTGAAGCTCTGGGCACAGCCATGAAGGTGGTGGGGGAGAAAGCCGTCAGTCCTTATTTAACTGATCTGGACAAGCTCAAGCTTGACAAG ATAAAAGAATGTGCTGATAAAGTGGAGCTGGCTAGTGGCAGGgcggggagagcaggagggaggacAGTGAAGAAGGAGAAACCTCCCAGGGCCCAGCCTGTAGAAGAGGCCCAAGCAAAGCCCTCTGGACCTCCCAGGAAGGTTCCTGCTTCTAAG tcTGCTGGCCCTCCAAAGAAAGGAAAATCTgcggcagcagctgcaggcatCAAAGTAAAGAAGGCCCCAGAAATAATGGAGACTGAACTGTCT CTCgaggtgtgtgaggagaggtCTGCCCTTGTGCTTCCTGCCACCTGTATGCAGCTGCTGGACAGCCCTAACTGGAAGGAACGATTGGCCAGCATGGAGGAGTTCCAAAGG GCAGTAGAGCAAATGGATAAAAATGACATGCCATGCCAAGCTCTCGTCAGAATGCTGGCCAAGAAACCTGGCTGGAAAGAGACCAACTTCCAG GTGATGCAGATGAAGCTGCACATTGTGGGACTGATCGCTCAGAAGGGTAGCTTCTCCAAGACGTCAGCGTTTGTGGTGCTGGACGGGCTGGTGGATAAGGTGGGGGATGTGAAGTGTGGGGCGAAGGCGAAAGAGGCCCTGACCGCCATTGGAGAGGCCTGCTCCCTGCCGTGGACCGCAGAACAG GTCGTGTCACTGgctttttctcaaaagaaccCTAAAAACCAAGCTGAGGCATTGAACTGGCTGGCAAATGCCATGAAAGAATTCGGATTTTCAGG AATAAACGTTAAAGGATTCATCAATAATGTAAAGACTGCTTTGGGTGCAACCAACCCT GCTGTGAGGACGGCTGCGATTGCCCTGCTTGGTGTCATGTACCTTTACATGGGAGCTCCTCTGCGCATGTTCTTTGAGGATGAGAAGCCAGCCCTGCTCAGTCAGATAGATGCAGAGTTTGAAAAG ATGCAGGGCCAGTCTCCACCCACCTCCTTCAGAGGCTCCACCAGGAAGGGGATCGAGATTGAAGACGAGGATGGCGATGagctggaagaggaggagggtggagcCAGTGACATCATGGACCTGTTGCCCAGAGCAGACATCAG TGACAAGATTACATCCGAGCTTGTGTCCAAGATTGAGGATAAGAACTGGAAAATCAGAAAGGAAGGGTTGGATGAGGTGGCAGCACTAATATCTGAGGCCAGATTTATTCAGCCGAATGTGGGTGAACTTCCTAATACACTCAAGGCCCGACTAACTGATTCCAACAAGATTCTG GTCCAGCAGACACTGTCTATCCTACAACAAATGGCCACTGCCATGGGCCCTGCCCTGAAGCAGCATGTGAAGAACCTGGGCTTCCCCATCATGACAGTGCTGGGTGATAGTAAG AGCACTGTGCGTGCTGCTGCCATGGCGACACTGAATGCCTGGGAGGAGCAAACAGGCATGAAGGAGTGGTTAGACGGGGAGGACCTCTCTGAAGAGCTCAGGAGGGAGAATCCGTTTCTCAAGCAGGAG ATTCTGGGTTGGCTGGCAGAGAAGCTTCCCACCCTGTGCACTGCATCCCCAGATCTAATGTTCCTCGTGCCCTACTTATACACCTGCCTGGAGGACCGAAACGGGGACGTCCGAAAGAAGGCCCAGGATGCTCTGCCTACATTCATGATGCACCTGGGATATGAGAAGATGGTCAAAGCCACTGGAAAACTTAAG CCTGCTTCCAAGGACCAGGTGGTGGGCATGCTGGAGAAGGCTCGCGCCATCATGCCAGCCAAGCCTGCTGCTCCCCCAGCCAAAGCCGGCCCCTCAAAGTCTACCACCAGCATGTCTGCTGGAAGGGCTGCCAATG GGGCAGGCAAAACCCAGTGTGAAGATTCTGGGGCCTTTGAAACCAAACCAGAAACCAAGAAAGTCAAACCAGGAGCAGCCAAAGGAAAG GGAGGTATTGGAAAGAAGACCCCTGTCAAAATGACTGCcaaggaagaggaagacaagTGTGGCCCCATCTTTATCTTGGTTCCAAATGCAAAAGAGCAGAGGATGAAGGAGGAAAAAGCGCTGAAG atcTTGAAGTGGAACTTCATGACCCCCCGAGATGAGTATGTTGAGCAGCTAAAGGCTCAGATTTCCACTTGTCTGGCTAAGTGGCTTCAGGACGAGCTCTTCCATTTTGACTTCCAGCACCACGTTAAAGCCATTGGGGTCATGATCGAG CGCATGGAGGATGAGATGGAGGCCACCATCAGCTGCTTGGACCTGATCCTGAAGTGGTTCACACTGCGTTTCTTTGACACTAATACCAGCATTCTGATGAAAGCCCTGGAATACCTTAAGCTGCTCTTCTCCATGCTCAGCAGGGAGAACTACCACCTCAGCGAGTACGAGGCCACCTCATTTGTCCCCTACCTCATCCTCAAA GTCGGGGAATCTAAGGATGTTGTTCGCAAGGATGTACGCTCCATTCTCACCATGCTCTGCAATTTGTACCCTGCCAGTAAAGTCTTCACGTTCCTCATGGAGGGGACTAAGTCCAAGAACTCCAAGCAGCGATCGG AATGCTTAGAAGAGTTGGGCTGTTTGATTGAGTCGTATGGGATGAACGTTTGCCAGCCAACGCCAGCCAAGTCCCTCAAAGAGATAGCTGTGCATATTGGTGACCGTGACACCTCAGTGCGGAATGCCGCCCTCAACACTGTGGTTACAGTGTACAATGTCTGTGGGGACCAGGTTTTCAAACTCATTGgcaat CTCTCAGAGAAGGACATGAGCATGCTGGAGGAAAGGATCAAGCGTTCTGCTAAAAAGTCTCCAGCTGCACCCGTGaagcaggtggaggagaagcCCCAAAGAGCACAGCCAGGCAACCACAACGCCAGCCAGACTCGCAGAGCGCCCCAGGAAGAAGTGCCCAATAAGTTGAA AATTATGTATCGCACTTATAGGAT TCAGGCACGGGCCCAGAACGCTCGCGCTGAGCAGTCGCCCCCTTCGGTTCCCAAAGAGTTCCAGCTGGACCTGGACATGATCGAGAATGACCACACCAGGGTCGGCGAGCTGCCCGACCTTGTGCAGCATAAACTGGACGAGCTTCTGGAACCTGTGACCATCCCAGAACCCAA GATCCGTGCTGTCTCTCCCCACTTTGATGACCTGCACAACAGTATTGCCTCCACCATCAACTTTGTTATATCACAGGTGGCAAGTGGGGACATCAATACAAGCATCCAGGCCCTGGCACAG ATCGATGAGGTGCTGAGACAGGAAGACAAAGCAGAGGCAATGTCGGGTCACATCGATCAGTTCCTCATCGCCACCCTCATGCAGCTGCGCCTCATCTACAACACGCACATGGCTGACGACCGATTGGACAAGGCTGAAATCTTCAAGCTCTACAGCTGCATCATCGGCAACATGCTTTCT CTGTTTTCCATCGAGGGTCTGGCGCGGGAGGCCTCCATGGGCGTGCTGAAGGACCTGATGCACGGCCTCATCACTCTCATGCTGGACTCCCGGGTGGAGGACATCGAGGACGGCCAGCAGCTCATCCGCTCCGTCAACCTGCTTGTAGTGCGGGTGCTGGAGAAGTCGGACCAGACCAACATTTTGAG CGCACTGTTGGTACTGCTACAGGACAGCCTTATTACCAGTGCAGGCTCTCAGAAGTTCTCTGAGCTGGTCATGAAG TGTTTGTGGAGGATGATTCGCTTCCTCCCAGAGACCATCAACAGCATCAACCTGGACCGAATCCTGCTGGACGTCCACAACTTCATGAAGGTGTTCCCCAAGGAGAAGCTGAAGCAGTTGAAGAGTGACGTGCCCCACAGGACCCTGAAGACCCTGCTGCACACGCTCTGCAAGCTTCGAGGGGCCAAG ATCCTGGATCACCTGTCCATGATTGAGAACAGGAACGAGTCGGAGCTAGAAACCCACCTAAGGCGTGTCGTGAAGCACTCCAGTGACATGTCCATTATGAAGTCAGACAAAGGCACAGAGAAAGGAGCCATGCGAGTG GATGAAAAAATATCCAAAGCGAAAGTGAGCGACATCTTGTCGGAAATCTTCAAGAAGATCGGCTCAAAGGAAAACACTAAGGAG GGATTAACGGAGCTCTACGAGTACAAGCAGAAGTACTCGGACGCGGACATCGAGCCCTTCCTGAGAAATGCATCCCAGTTTTTCCAGAGTTACGTGGAGCGAGGGCTACGCATGATCGAGTCGGAGCGCGAGGGCAAGGGCAGGATCCCGCCCTCCAACACAG TAATTCCCCAACATGGTACAGACATCACTGCATATGTGCCAAACCCCAGCAGTACGCCACTCAGTACCAATGGGGAGGACATTAAGCCTGCCGTGTACTACGAGAGGTTGAAAATACTGAGGCAACGTCACGGACTGGAAAACTCGAAG cagcagcagcagcagcagcagctgcaggaggaggacagGCCCCCGCTGACATCACTGCTGTCCAAGCCCTCGGTGGCCTCCTCTACAGACATGCTGCACAGCAAACTGTCTCAGCTGAAGGAGTCGCGCGAGCACTACCACCAGGACCAGACGCACTCTCACAGCCCCACCCggtcctcctccccctccaccaaTCTCGACGACCTCAAGAAGAGGCTGGAGAGAATAAAGAGCAACCGCCAATGA